In Caldalkalibacillus salinus, the genomic window TATAGCCATACAATTAAGGTTCCTTTGCTAAATACGAATAAAAAGGATGAGTTGTAATTAATTGTTCGGAAATCGGGTTGACTGTATACGCCCCCTTTGTTACACTTTAGGTGTAAGATGTTCTGACAAGATTAAACAAAATTCTACTATAAAATGTATACCTCGTATATCGTCGAGAATAGGGCTCGAAAGTTTCTACCCAAAGACCGTAAATTTTTGGACTACGAGGGAAAGAGAATCTAGGGTTCCATGATCTCTCTTTATTCGATGAGGATGAGATTGTATGGTCCAAGCGATTCAAGTATGCGATTAAGCATATGACACCGAAGGGATAAAAGCCCAGGCGGGTAGGTTTCTCTTGTAATGAGATCTACCCGTCTTTTTTAATGCCAAATTATAGTACAAGTTGAGAGAGGTGAAACAATGAGTGCTGTTGTGGGTGTCATTATGGGAAGCACCTCAGATTGGGAGACAATGCAACATGCATGTCAGATCTTAGAGGAACTGGATATTTCTTATGAAAAGAGAGTTGTTTCTGCTCATCGTACTCCTGATGAAATGTTCCAGTATGCTGAGCAAGCCGAAGAGAGAGGGATAAAAGTTGTAATTGCAGGTGCAGGAGGTGCTGCACATTTACCTGGTATGGTCGCTGCAAAAACTCCCCTACCCGTCATAGGAGTCCCGGTGAAGTCTTCTTCTCTAAACGGGCTGGATTCTTTGCTATCTATTGTGCAAATGCCGGGTGGGGTTCCTGTTGCAACCGTGTCGATAGGTAAAGCAGGAGCCATCAATGCAGGACTTTTAGCTGCAAGCATGCTTGGCGCAAACGATTCAGATCTATTAACAAGATTAAAGGAGAGAAGAGACCAGATCAGACAACGTGTGTTGGATGAGGCTGAGCTCGCTAACTATGAGATTAACCTCTAATGATAGGACTGTGAGTGACAAAAGTATGCAAGTATTTGAACCAAAAAGTCAAATAGAAACGTCTGATAACATCGCAACGAAGGACCAAGATGATAAGCACAATGCCAGTAAAAGGACACTACCTCCTGCCACAATCGGTATATTGGGAGGTGGGCAGCTTGGTAGAATGATGGCGCTTGAAGCGCGTGAGATGGGATATCGGATTATGACGCTTGATCCTACGTTTGACAGTCCGTGTGCTCAGGTTGCTGACTCGCATGTACAAAAACCCTTTAACAGTGTTGAAGGAGCAATAGAGCTAGCAGAACAAGCAGATATCATCACTTATGAATTTGAAAATATAAGCGCAGAAGTCGCCCACCATCTTGAGAAAACGAGTCATATGCCACAAGGGTATCGATTGTTATATGCCACTCAGAATCGGATACGAGAAAAACAGGCGATAGAAAAGGCTGGAGTGAAAGTCGCCCCATATTACAAAATACAAGATGAGGCCGATTTACACGAAGGCCTAGAACAATTAGATTATCCGGCTGTTTTAAAAACAACTGAAGGTGGTTACGACGGAAAAGGACAATTGGTCATACGTGCTGAGGAAGACTTGTTGCACGCCATAGATATGGTACGTCAAAGTAAACAACCATTAGTATTAGAACAATGGGTAGCATTTGAAAAAGAAATATCTGTCGTTATCGCTCGTAACCCTAATGGCGAAGTTGCGACCTTTCCTGTGGGCGAGAACATACACAGAGAAAATATATTGCACGCAACAATTGCCCCGGCAAGAATTAGTGAGTCTGTTCAAAAACAAGCGCTCAGTGTGGCAAGAAAGTTAGCACAGACGTTTGAATTGGTGGGACTGTTAGCAATAGAGATGTTTGTGTTGCCAACGGGAGAAGTTCTTGTAAATGAATTAGCGCCAAGGCCGCATAATTCAGGACACTATACTCAACAGGGGTGTATGACTTCACAGTTTGAACAACACGTGCGTGCCGTTTGCAATCTGCCTTTAGGGGCGACAGATCTTCACACACCGACAGTAATGGTAAATATACTTGGCGAACATCTAGACGATGCTGTTGGTCAACTCACACAGATGTCTAGTCACATGAAAGTGCACCTTTATGGTAAAAAGGACGCAAAGCCTAAGAGGAAAATGGGGCATTTAAACGTCACTGCTAATACGATTGAAGAGGCATTTTCTCAAATAAATCATCTTCAGATTTGGGACCCTATAGAGTAACACTAACACTAAGCTTACTTTAAAAATATAGAAAAATAATAGTCCAAAAATTATACCCGTAGTCCAACTGTAGTCTAAAATAATACATGTAGCTGACAATAATACATGTAGTCTAAAATAATGGTTAAGCCATGGAACTTTAAAAAGTAATATAAAAATGAAACGAGTATGTAACGGGAGGTTTTTTAACATGATTGAACGTTATACACGACCAGAGATGAAAGCCATCTGGACGGAAGAAAATAAATTTAAAGCATGGTTAGAGGTTGAAATACTAGCCTGT contains:
- the purK gene encoding 5-(carboxyamino)imidazole ribonucleotide synthase, translated to MQVFEPKSQIETSDNIATKDQDDKHNASKRTLPPATIGILGGGQLGRMMALEAREMGYRIMTLDPTFDSPCAQVADSHVQKPFNSVEGAIELAEQADIITYEFENISAEVAHHLEKTSHMPQGYRLLYATQNRIREKQAIEKAGVKVAPYYKIQDEADLHEGLEQLDYPAVLKTTEGGYDGKGQLVIRAEEDLLHAIDMVRQSKQPLVLEQWVAFEKEISVVIARNPNGEVATFPVGENIHRENILHATIAPARISESVQKQALSVARKLAQTFELVGLLAIEMFVLPTGEVLVNELAPRPHNSGHYTQQGCMTSQFEQHVRAVCNLPLGATDLHTPTVMVNILGEHLDDAVGQLTQMSSHMKVHLYGKKDAKPKRKMGHLNVTANTIEEAFSQINHLQIWDPIE
- the purE gene encoding 5-(carboxyamino)imidazole ribonucleotide mutase, with protein sequence MSAVVGVIMGSTSDWETMQHACQILEELDISYEKRVVSAHRTPDEMFQYAEQAEERGIKVVIAGAGGAAHLPGMVAAKTPLPVIGVPVKSSSLNGLDSLLSIVQMPGGVPVATVSIGKAGAINAGLLAASMLGANDSDLLTRLKERRDQIRQRVLDEAELANYEINL